One segment of Salvelinus alpinus chromosome 1, SLU_Salpinus.1, whole genome shotgun sequence DNA contains the following:
- the LOC139580947 gene encoding trichohyalin-like: MSSWVWVQLLALLAACLRSGSAEGDPLPPGLVELVRSNPISSIEDLQLLLLSDSVDEDFSDDFLPSGQHSNNNTSNRLPRSLDAQPAQQALCKVRTEVMEVTRAMLDRSNANFMLWPPCVEVQRCSGCCNTKSLQCVPVLTHTRHLQVMKIQYVDKRPNYSKAVVSVHDHVECRCQPAPRPPAVPKKKSTPRRQQKDNKGEGHPAKARSKEELHRRDELKHNQRIQLEDLLDQHWNPKDTSSDAGERKGGYGLDHDKMDPQWLLNATRQLGANEWTERRHHGDMEEGRDSSSVNGTTTAMNIDMAQLDHEKRDGVETRGDSLFNITEGNVSRGDRQQGSLSLSEEGDQETQRQPTQTQSPSLRTNTSKQQRHGTNSSSEETKSREGANQRTEQRFHPTEETNQRPESRFPPLEEADQRRKDNETPDSERSLQHALQLEQEKLEEERKELLLLHRRLDDEKELLRREQQKQQQQEEEEQQYHRPNHKHQTQTTTQRTDTVSPTSTRAPSVLAGPRPPARPGPPRKRMRKNNRKRISKAAMRAMLM; the protein is encoded by the exons GGGGATCCTCTCCCTCCAGGTTTGGTGGAGCTGGTTAGGAGCAACCCTATCTCTTCCATAGAGGATctgcagctgctgctgctcagtgACTCCGTAG ATGAGGATTTCTCTGATGATTTTTTGCCGAGTGGACAACACTCCAACAACAACACTAGCAACCGACTGCCAAGGAGTCTGG ACGCACAGCCGGCTCAGCAGGCACTATGTAAGGTGAGGACAGAGGTGATGGAGGTGACCCGTGCCATGTTGGACCGCAGCAACGCCAACTTCATGTTGTGGCCTCCCTGTGTGGAGGTACAGCGATGCTCCGGCTGCTGCAACACCAAGAGCCTGCAGTGTGTCCCCGTGCTGACCCACACCAGGCACCTACAG gtGATGAAGATCCAGTACGTGGACAAGCGGCCCAACTACTCCAAGGCAGTCGTGTCGGTCCACGACCACGTGGAGTGTCGCTGCCAGCCCGCCCCTCGTCCCCCGGCCGTCCCCAAGAAGAAGTCCACGCCCCGCAGACAGCAGAAAGACAACAAAGGAGAGGGCCATCCAGCCAAGGCCAGATCCAAGGAGGAGCTGCACCGCAGAGATGAGCTGAAGCACAACCAGAGGATCCAGCTGGAAGACCTGCTGGACCAGCACTGGAACCCCAAGGACACCTCCTCAGACGcaggggagaggaaagggggcTATGGGCTGGACCATGACAAGATGGATCCTCAGTGGTTGCTTAATGCTACCAGACAGCTGGGGGCTAACGAGTGGACCGAACGTCGACATCACGGTGacatggaggaggggagagacagtAGTAGTGTCAATGGCACTACAACCGCAATGAACATCGACATGGCACAGCTTGACCACGAGAAGAGAGACGGGGTCGAGACGCGAGGGGACTCGCTATTTAACATTACTGAGGGAAATGTCAGTAGGGGAGATAGGCAGCAGGGTAGTCTGAGCCTCAGTGAAGAGGGAGAccaagagacacagagacaacccacacaaacacagagtccCTCGCTACGCACCAACACATCAAAGCAACAGCGACATGGGACCAACTCCTCCTCAGAGGAAACCAAAAGCAGAGAGGGAGCCAATCAAAGAACGGAACAGCGATTCCATCCTACGGAGGAAACCAATCAGAGGCCCGAGAGCAGATTCCCTCCCCTTGAGGAAGCTGATCAAAGACGTAAAGACAATGAGACCCCTGATTCAGAGAGGAGCCTCCAGCACGCTCTCCAACTGGAACAGGAgaagctggaggaggagaggaaggagctgTTGTTACTCCACAGGAGGCTGGACGATGAGAAGGAGCTCCTGAGACGCGAGCAACAGAAACAACAACAGCAAGAAGAAGAGGAGCAGCAGTACCATCGGCCAAATCATAAACATCAAACTCAAACCACCACACAAAGAACAG acACGGTGTCGCCCACTTCGACGCGAGCGCCCTCAGTCCTGGCTGGTCCCCGGCCACCTGCTCGGCCCGGCCCACCTAGGAAGAGAATGAGGAAGAACAACCGCAAGCGCATCAGCAAGGCTGCAATGAGAGCGATGCTAATGTAG